In a single window of the Penaeus chinensis breed Huanghai No. 1 chromosome 4, ASM1920278v2, whole genome shotgun sequence genome:
- the LOC125046679 gene encoding uncharacterized protein LOC125046679 isoform X5 yields the protein MPKSSVFVRLNWPSKNSETSQDEVELSPCQDVSKTLPLHAEREAVEECQKGDKPVQSASPLSCEDIAGKDSKQIAQGIKLKGQSSEKEKLVKPPGSGSVKVLSKCNTEHNEAPSSSKVGTPILDTSHSLDSPLWSGTKRGELSENKGAETPSGLQNKTSGGSVKEGNGNGKTHKPKTKPKPRSLGKGRKITRSLSASCVSVSTNTDPRDFLELASVASATLPSRRRLKEPTEAPLGESEKVSQDTTSTLETTTKDENSQSKEMSQGNVEDLSKESNKKQSPELQNQKPNADIQVLRTEKHEEEESKDGNTKNQSKTDTISPKKDNNEEAEQIADIDLEKGYIELPSYVPKEPAKKCVLPDDSNSVSLLPLHHTRTVEEMCNSEYLHPSYFYKNSPQVTSNMVTEEPIKCNSPELVRDDKIPIGVTPPPDPCVVPLSVYPTDFTNIPPVVLPSYNQVNFVKPTFQPPDVQEEKFDLLYPSLVDSDCTALYNGLGRSYPNQRVAGPVGEYDNFAYPMHWSPLPGRAASPQRRQKLDKDISVESCPDVVLQTLESEGSLQQNKPVKKTVTFLLPPEHWDSLISLRESNIGGYPQSGYAELDGALLPPNGQDPYRNTPSPGLHGLPQDRYDGGLEGEGHAGDYPEDGRYPAAESAMVYPPEGVVYGRLLGAPRSPYTINGSVGASAEPLLPSPGMYDEEPPHVQHPAPLPHMSPPTPSLPPPPIQNHDNYAHPNLLRSPSADSGAPRVRWRDPDLHEVIDFLSNPNNVVKANAAAYLQHLCYMDDPTKQKTRILGGIPPLVALLTHDLPELHRNACGALRNLSYGRQNDENKRAIRDASGIPSLVRLLRKTPDNEVKELVTGILWNLSSCEDLKHNIIDDALTVIVSHVIIPCSGWDGGDVERDPNVDVWWSTVFKNASGVLRNISSAGEYARTKLRQCNGLVDSLLTVIKSAIQGSSHDNKSVENCVCILRNLSYRCQEVEDPNYDKNQPPTQSRATATAKGDNLGCFGGSRKKKEAVGGAVKETSTGQRTTGPRTEPLRGMELLWQPEVVVSSYLALLSDCSNPETLEAAAGALQNLAACYWQPSIDVRAAVRKEKGLPILVELLRMEVDRVVCAVATALRNLAIDQRNKELIGKYAMRDLVQKLPSGNTHDSGTSDETIAAVLATLNEVIKKSAEFSRSLLDVGGVERLVNMTRHRGRYSVRVVKFASQVLFSMWGHQELREVYKKAGWKEQDFVSKSVAARNAAGGGANSPTANNTLNRPMASQGGTRYEDRTIQRGQGKAHHQYNRGEEVPMANMGYSGDGGVVPPAGGVRLYPPMQGKPGEPVYAKVNRDKKRNRQYDSMGPQYGTLGGADDWGGPVYSGSPAASPNFNNSPSMNNNNSNANNNNNNGILLENAADGQAGDSWV from the exons ATGCCAAAGTCTTCAGTTTTTGTGAGATTGAACTGGCCATCAAAGAACAGTGAGACGTCTCAAGATGAAGTCGAATTGTCTCCGTGTCAAGATGTTTCCAAGACCCTTCCCCTGCATGCTGAAAGGGAGGCAGTGGAAGAGTGTCAGAAGGGAGACAAGCCAGTACAGTCAGCTAGTCCTTTATCATGTGAAGATATTGCAGGCAAAGACTCTAAACAAATAGCTCAGGGAATTAAGCTCAAGGGACAGTCATCAGAGAAGGAAAAATTGGTTAAGCCTCCAGGTAGTGGTTCAGTAAAAGTGCTTTCAAAGTGTAATACAGAGCATAATGAGGCTCCTTCCAGTAGTAAAGTGGGCACACCCATACTTGATACAAGTCATAGTTTAGACTCCCCACTATGGTCTGGAACAAAAAGAGGGGAACTTAGTGAAAATAAAGGTGCTGAAACCCCTTCTGGGTTGCAGAATAAGACATCTGGAGGCTCTGttaaggaaggaaatgggaatggTAAAACACACAAGCCTAAAACCAAGCCAAAACCCAGGAGCTTGGGCAAAGGGCGGAAAATTACAAGATCTCTAAGTGCTTCTTGCGTCAGTGTCAGCACAAACACTGATCCCAGGGATTTCTTAGAGTTAGCAAGTGTTGCAAGTGCTACACTTCCATCAAGAAGACGTTTGAAAGAGCCCACTGAAGCGCCTCTTGGAGAATCAGAAAAAGTATCACAGGACACTACTTCAACTCTGGAAACCACCACAAAGGATGAAAACTCTCAGAGTAAGGAGATGAGTCAAGGTAATGTGGAAGACTTGTCAAAGGAATCAAATAAGAAACAAAGTCCTGAACTTCAAAACCAAAAACCAAATGCAGACATCCAGGTTCTGAGAACAGAAAAGCATGAAGAGGAGGAATCTAAAGATGGAAACACTAAAAACCAAAGTAAAACTGATACCATCTCtccaaagaaagataataatgaagaagctGAGCAGATTGCTGATATTGACTTGGAAAAAGGTTACATAGAACTACCTAGTTATGTGCCCAAAGAACCTGCCAAAAAGTGTGTATTGCCAGATGATAGTAATTCTGTGTCTTTACTGCCTCTCCACCACACAAGAACTGTTGAGGAAATGTGTAACTCAGAATATTTGCATCCAAGTTATTTTTACAAAAACTCCCCTCAAGTCACGAGTAATATGGTAACTGAAGAACCAATAAAGTGCAATTCCCCAGAGCTGGTCAGAGACGACAAAATTCCCATTGGAGTAACTCCTCCTCCAGACCCCTGTGTTGTACCACTTTCAGTTTATCCAACAGACTTTACTAATATTCCACCAGTTGTGCTGCCTTCATATAATCAGGTGAACTTTGTTAAACCAACATTCCAACCACCAGATGTTCAAGAGGAGAAATTTGATCTTCTCTATCCATCGTTGGTAGACAGTGATTGTACAGCTCTTTACAATGGGCTAGGGAGAAGTTACCCAAACCAGAGAGTAGCTGGCCCAGTTGGTGAATATGATAATTTTGCTTATCCAATGCACTGGTCACCATTACCTGGAAGAGCGGCTTCACCTCAAAGAAGGCAGAAACTCGATAAAGATATATCAGTTGAGTCCTGTCCTGATGTTGTTCTGCAGACTTTGGAAAGTGAGGGGTCACTCCAACAGAATAAGCCTGTGAAGAAGACGGTAACATTTCTGCTGCCACCTGAGCACTGGGATTCTCTTATCTCACTGAGAGAAAGTAACA TTGGTGGGTATCCTCAAAGTGGTTACGCAGAATTAGATGGCGCGCTCCTGCCACCAAATGGGCAAGATCCTTACCGCAACACTCCATCACCAGGACTTCATGGTCTCCCACAAGACCGATATG ATGGTGGCCTTGAAGGGGAAGGCCATGCGGGGGATTACCCTGAAGATGGCAGGTATCCTGCAGCTGAAAGTGCCATGGTATACCCTCCTGAAGGGGTTGTATATGGGCGGCTTTTAGGGGCCCCTCGCTCGCCATACACCATCAACGGTAGTGTCGGGGCGAGTGCCGAGCCTCTTTTGCCCTCACCTGGCATGTACGACGAGGAACCCCCTCACGTGCAGCACCCCGCACCTCTCCCGCACATGTCACCACCAACCccctcacttccacctccaccaatcCAAAACCACGACAATTATGCACATCCCAATCTGCTGCGGTCCCCCTCTGCAGACAGCGGTGCGCCCAGAG TTCGGTGGCGAGACCCAGACCTTCACGAAGTAATAGATTTCCTGAGCAACCCTAACAATGTAGTGAAAGCCAATGCAGCAGCCTATCTCCAACACCTGTGCTACATGGACGACCCAACTAAACAGAAGACCCGCATTCTGGGCGGCATCCCTCCCCTAGTGGCCCTCCTCACTCATGACCTTCCTGAACTACACCGTAATGCTTGTGGAGCGCTACG GAATCTGTCATATGGACGGCAGAATGATGAGAACAAGAGAGCCATCCGAGATGCCTCTGGCATTCCCTCACTAGTCAGGCTTTTACGGAAAACTCCAGACAACGAAGTGAAAGAGCTAGTAACAGGCATTCTCTGGAACTTGTCTTCTTGTGAA GATTTGAAGCATAACATTATAGATGATGCTCTGACTGTTATCGTGAGTCATGTGATCATCCCTTGCTCGGGCTGGGATGGCGGGGACGTTGAACGGGATCCCAATGTGGATGTGTGGTGGTCTACTGTTTTTAAAAATGCGTCGGGTGTTTTAAG GAATATAAGTTCTGCTGGAGAATATGCGCGAACGAAATTACGTCAGTGTAACGGTCTAGTGGACTCGCTACTCACGGTTATTAAGTCTGCCATCCAGGGATCTTCCCACGATAACAAGAGTGTGGAGAACTGTGTTTGCATCCTGCGGAATCTTTCCTATCGCTGTCAGGAAGTCGAGGACCCCAACTACGACAAGAACCAGCCTCCAACTCAGTCTCGGGCCACAGCCACAGCGAAGG GTGATAATCTCGGATGCTTTGgaggaagcagaaagaagaaggaggcagTGGGCGGGGCAGTGAAGGAGACAAGCACGGGACAGCGGACCACAGGGCCTCGCACCGAGCCTCTGCGGGGCATGGAGCTCCTCTGGCAACCTGAGGTA GTGGTGAGTTCGTACCTAGCGCTTCTCTCCGACTGTAGTAATCCTGAGACCCTAGAGGCAGCTGCTGGAGCTCTGCAGAACCTTGCTGCATGCTATTGGCAGCCAAGTATAGATGTAAGAGCTGCagtcagaaaagaaaaaggattacCCATACTAGTAGAACTTCTTAGGATGGAAGTAGACCGGGTGGTGTGTGCGGTGGCCACAGCCCTCCGCAACTTGGCCATAGATCAAAGGAACAAAGAACTGATAG GAAAATATGCTATGAGAGATTTGGTTCAAAAATTGCCATCGGGAAACACCCACGACAGTGGGACGAGCGATGAGACCATTGCCGCTGTTTTAGCCACCTTGAATGAAGTAATTAAGAAGAGTGCGGAATTTTCACGTTCGTTGCTAGATGTAGGTGGTGTCGAGAGGCTGGTTAACATGACCCGGCATCGTGGACGCTATTCAGTTAGAGTTGTCAAGTTTGCCTCACAG GTGCTGTTTTCAATGTGGGGACACCAAGAGTTACGAGAGGTCTATAAAAAGGCAGGCTGGAAGGAGCAGGACTTTGTAAGCAAGAGTGTAGCTGCTCGTAATGCGGCAGGTGGCGGTGCTAACTCTCCAACTGCCAATAATACACTAAATCGTCCAATGGCCTCGCAGGGGGGAACCCGTTACGAAGACAGGACGATCCAGCGGGGGCAAGGAAAGGCCCACCACCAGTATAATCGG GGAGAAGAGGTGCCGATGGCGAACATGGGTTACAGTGGCGATGGGGGTGTAGTTCCTCCTGCAGGCGGGGTAAGACTGTATCCACCCATGCAG GGTAAGCCTGGTGAACCAGTCTACGCTAAGGTGAACAGAGACAAGAAACGCAACCGACAGTATGACAGCATGGGCCCCCAGTATGGAACGCTGGGGGGAGCTGATGACTGGGGTGGACCCGTTTACTCTGGATCTCCAGCGGCCTCTCCCAACTTCAACAACAGCCCtagcatgaacaacaacaacagcaatgcgaacaataacaacaacaatggcatccTGCTAGAAAATGCAGCGGATGGCCAGGCTGGAGATTCGTGGGTGTGA
- the LOC125046679 gene encoding uncharacterized protein LOC125046679 isoform X1 — protein MPKSSVFVRLNWPSKNSETSQDEVELSPCQDVSKTLPLHAEREAVEECQKGDKPVQSASPLSCEDIAGKDSKQIAQGIKLKGQSSEKEKLVKPPGSGSVKVLSKCNTEHNEAPSSSKVGTPILDTSHSLDSPLWSGTKRGELSENKGAETPSGLQNKTSGGSVKEGNGNGKTHKPKTKPKPRSLGKGRKITRSLSASCVSVSTNTDPRDFLELASVASATLPSRRRLKEPTEAPLGESEKVSQDTTSTLETTTKDENSQSKEMSQGNVEDLSKESNKKQSPELQNQKPNADIQVLRTEKHEEEESKDGNTKNQSKTDTISPKKDNNEEAEQIADIDLEKGYIELPSYVPKEPAKKCVLPDDSNSVSLLPLHHTRTVEEMCNSEYLHPSYFYKNSPQVTSNMVTEEPIKCNSPELVRDDKIPIGVTPPPDPCVVPLSVYPTDFTNIPPVVLPSYNQVNFVKPTFQPPDVQEEKFDLLYPSLVDSDCTALYNGLGRSYPNQRVAGPVGEYDNFAYPMHWSPLPGRAASPQRRQKLDKDISVESCPDVVLQTLESEGSLQQNKPVKKTVTFLLPPEHWDSLISLRESNIGGYPQSGYAELDGALLPPNGQDPYRNTPSPGLHGLPQDRYDGGLEGEGHAGDYPEDGRYPAAESAMVYPPEGVVYGRLLGAPRSPYTINGSVGASAEPLLPSPGMYDEEPPHVQHPAPLPHMSPPTPSLPPPPIQNHDNYAHPNLLRSPSADSGAPRVRWRDPDLHEVIDFLSNPNNVVKANAAAYLQHLCYMDDPTKQKTRILGGIPPLVALLTHDLPELHRNACGALRNLSYGRQNDENKRAIRDASGIPSLVRLLRKTPDNEVKELVTGILWNLSSCEDLKHNIIDDALTVIVSHVIIPCSGWDGGDVERDPNVDVWWSTVFKNASGVLRNISSAGEYARTKLRQCNGLVDSLLTVIKSAIQGSSHDNKSVENCVCILRNLSYRCQEVEDPNYDKNQPPTQSRATATAKDGEGEGTDTCGRSSEPKDNLCDNLGCFGGSRKKKEAVGGAVKETSTGQRTTGPRTEPLRGMELLWQPEVVVSSYLALLSDCSNPETLEAAAGALQNLAACYWQPSIDVRAAVRKEKGLPILVELLRMEVDRVVCAVATALRNLAIDQRNKELIGKYAMRDLVQKLPSGNTHDSGTSDETIAAVLATLNEVIKKSAEFSRSLLDVGGVERLVNMTRHRGRYSVRVVKFASQVLFSMWGHQELREVYKKAGWKEQDFVSKSVAARNAAGGGANSPTANNTLNRPMASQGGTRYEDRTIQRGQGKAHHQYNRGEEVPMANMGYSGDGGVVPPAGGVRLYPPMQGKPGEPVYAKVNRDKKRNRQYDSMGPQYGTLGGADDWGGPVYSGSPAASPNFNNSPSMNNNNSNANNNNNNGILLENAADGQAGDSWV, from the exons ATGCCAAAGTCTTCAGTTTTTGTGAGATTGAACTGGCCATCAAAGAACAGTGAGACGTCTCAAGATGAAGTCGAATTGTCTCCGTGTCAAGATGTTTCCAAGACCCTTCCCCTGCATGCTGAAAGGGAGGCAGTGGAAGAGTGTCAGAAGGGAGACAAGCCAGTACAGTCAGCTAGTCCTTTATCATGTGAAGATATTGCAGGCAAAGACTCTAAACAAATAGCTCAGGGAATTAAGCTCAAGGGACAGTCATCAGAGAAGGAAAAATTGGTTAAGCCTCCAGGTAGTGGTTCAGTAAAAGTGCTTTCAAAGTGTAATACAGAGCATAATGAGGCTCCTTCCAGTAGTAAAGTGGGCACACCCATACTTGATACAAGTCATAGTTTAGACTCCCCACTATGGTCTGGAACAAAAAGAGGGGAACTTAGTGAAAATAAAGGTGCTGAAACCCCTTCTGGGTTGCAGAATAAGACATCTGGAGGCTCTGttaaggaaggaaatgggaatggTAAAACACACAAGCCTAAAACCAAGCCAAAACCCAGGAGCTTGGGCAAAGGGCGGAAAATTACAAGATCTCTAAGTGCTTCTTGCGTCAGTGTCAGCACAAACACTGATCCCAGGGATTTCTTAGAGTTAGCAAGTGTTGCAAGTGCTACACTTCCATCAAGAAGACGTTTGAAAGAGCCCACTGAAGCGCCTCTTGGAGAATCAGAAAAAGTATCACAGGACACTACTTCAACTCTGGAAACCACCACAAAGGATGAAAACTCTCAGAGTAAGGAGATGAGTCAAGGTAATGTGGAAGACTTGTCAAAGGAATCAAATAAGAAACAAAGTCCTGAACTTCAAAACCAAAAACCAAATGCAGACATCCAGGTTCTGAGAACAGAAAAGCATGAAGAGGAGGAATCTAAAGATGGAAACACTAAAAACCAAAGTAAAACTGATACCATCTCtccaaagaaagataataatgaagaagctGAGCAGATTGCTGATATTGACTTGGAAAAAGGTTACATAGAACTACCTAGTTATGTGCCCAAAGAACCTGCCAAAAAGTGTGTATTGCCAGATGATAGTAATTCTGTGTCTTTACTGCCTCTCCACCACACAAGAACTGTTGAGGAAATGTGTAACTCAGAATATTTGCATCCAAGTTATTTTTACAAAAACTCCCCTCAAGTCACGAGTAATATGGTAACTGAAGAACCAATAAAGTGCAATTCCCCAGAGCTGGTCAGAGACGACAAAATTCCCATTGGAGTAACTCCTCCTCCAGACCCCTGTGTTGTACCACTTTCAGTTTATCCAACAGACTTTACTAATATTCCACCAGTTGTGCTGCCTTCATATAATCAGGTGAACTTTGTTAAACCAACATTCCAACCACCAGATGTTCAAGAGGAGAAATTTGATCTTCTCTATCCATCGTTGGTAGACAGTGATTGTACAGCTCTTTACAATGGGCTAGGGAGAAGTTACCCAAACCAGAGAGTAGCTGGCCCAGTTGGTGAATATGATAATTTTGCTTATCCAATGCACTGGTCACCATTACCTGGAAGAGCGGCTTCACCTCAAAGAAGGCAGAAACTCGATAAAGATATATCAGTTGAGTCCTGTCCTGATGTTGTTCTGCAGACTTTGGAAAGTGAGGGGTCACTCCAACAGAATAAGCCTGTGAAGAAGACGGTAACATTTCTGCTGCCACCTGAGCACTGGGATTCTCTTATCTCACTGAGAGAAAGTAACA TTGGTGGGTATCCTCAAAGTGGTTACGCAGAATTAGATGGCGCGCTCCTGCCACCAAATGGGCAAGATCCTTACCGCAACACTCCATCACCAGGACTTCATGGTCTCCCACAAGACCGATATG ATGGTGGCCTTGAAGGGGAAGGCCATGCGGGGGATTACCCTGAAGATGGCAGGTATCCTGCAGCTGAAAGTGCCATGGTATACCCTCCTGAAGGGGTTGTATATGGGCGGCTTTTAGGGGCCCCTCGCTCGCCATACACCATCAACGGTAGTGTCGGGGCGAGTGCCGAGCCTCTTTTGCCCTCACCTGGCATGTACGACGAGGAACCCCCTCACGTGCAGCACCCCGCACCTCTCCCGCACATGTCACCACCAACCccctcacttccacctccaccaatcCAAAACCACGACAATTATGCACATCCCAATCTGCTGCGGTCCCCCTCTGCAGACAGCGGTGCGCCCAGAG TTCGGTGGCGAGACCCAGACCTTCACGAAGTAATAGATTTCCTGAGCAACCCTAACAATGTAGTGAAAGCCAATGCAGCAGCCTATCTCCAACACCTGTGCTACATGGACGACCCAACTAAACAGAAGACCCGCATTCTGGGCGGCATCCCTCCCCTAGTGGCCCTCCTCACTCATGACCTTCCTGAACTACACCGTAATGCTTGTGGAGCGCTACG GAATCTGTCATATGGACGGCAGAATGATGAGAACAAGAGAGCCATCCGAGATGCCTCTGGCATTCCCTCACTAGTCAGGCTTTTACGGAAAACTCCAGACAACGAAGTGAAAGAGCTAGTAACAGGCATTCTCTGGAACTTGTCTTCTTGTGAA GATTTGAAGCATAACATTATAGATGATGCTCTGACTGTTATCGTGAGTCATGTGATCATCCCTTGCTCGGGCTGGGATGGCGGGGACGTTGAACGGGATCCCAATGTGGATGTGTGGTGGTCTACTGTTTTTAAAAATGCGTCGGGTGTTTTAAG GAATATAAGTTCTGCTGGAGAATATGCGCGAACGAAATTACGTCAGTGTAACGGTCTAGTGGACTCGCTACTCACGGTTATTAAGTCTGCCATCCAGGGATCTTCCCACGATAACAAGAGTGTGGAGAACTGTGTTTGCATCCTGCGGAATCTTTCCTATCGCTGTCAGGAAGTCGAGGACCCCAACTACGACAAGAACCAGCCTCCAACTCAGTCTCGGGCCACAGCCACAGCGAAGG acggagaaggggaagggacggaCACATGTGGTAGGTCTTCGGAGCCCAAGGACAACCTGT GTGATAATCTCGGATGCTTTGgaggaagcagaaagaagaaggaggcagTGGGCGGGGCAGTGAAGGAGACAAGCACGGGACAGCGGACCACAGGGCCTCGCACCGAGCCTCTGCGGGGCATGGAGCTCCTCTGGCAACCTGAGGTA GTGGTGAGTTCGTACCTAGCGCTTCTCTCCGACTGTAGTAATCCTGAGACCCTAGAGGCAGCTGCTGGAGCTCTGCAGAACCTTGCTGCATGCTATTGGCAGCCAAGTATAGATGTAAGAGCTGCagtcagaaaagaaaaaggattacCCATACTAGTAGAACTTCTTAGGATGGAAGTAGACCGGGTGGTGTGTGCGGTGGCCACAGCCCTCCGCAACTTGGCCATAGATCAAAGGAACAAAGAACTGATAG GAAAATATGCTATGAGAGATTTGGTTCAAAAATTGCCATCGGGAAACACCCACGACAGTGGGACGAGCGATGAGACCATTGCCGCTGTTTTAGCCACCTTGAATGAAGTAATTAAGAAGAGTGCGGAATTTTCACGTTCGTTGCTAGATGTAGGTGGTGTCGAGAGGCTGGTTAACATGACCCGGCATCGTGGACGCTATTCAGTTAGAGTTGTCAAGTTTGCCTCACAG GTGCTGTTTTCAATGTGGGGACACCAAGAGTTACGAGAGGTCTATAAAAAGGCAGGCTGGAAGGAGCAGGACTTTGTAAGCAAGAGTGTAGCTGCTCGTAATGCGGCAGGTGGCGGTGCTAACTCTCCAACTGCCAATAATACACTAAATCGTCCAATGGCCTCGCAGGGGGGAACCCGTTACGAAGACAGGACGATCCAGCGGGGGCAAGGAAAGGCCCACCACCAGTATAATCGG GGAGAAGAGGTGCCGATGGCGAACATGGGTTACAGTGGCGATGGGGGTGTAGTTCCTCCTGCAGGCGGGGTAAGACTGTATCCACCCATGCAG GGTAAGCCTGGTGAACCAGTCTACGCTAAGGTGAACAGAGACAAGAAACGCAACCGACAGTATGACAGCATGGGCCCCCAGTATGGAACGCTGGGGGGAGCTGATGACTGGGGTGGACCCGTTTACTCTGGATCTCCAGCGGCCTCTCCCAACTTCAACAACAGCCCtagcatgaacaacaacaacagcaatgcgaacaataacaacaacaatggcatccTGCTAGAAAATGCAGCGGATGGCCAGGCTGGAGATTCGTGGGTGTGA